The Pyrenophora tritici-repentis strain M4 chromosome 8, whole genome shotgun sequence genome contains a region encoding:
- a CDS encoding DapA, Dihydrodipicolinate synthase-N-acetylneuraminate lyase: MSPHHDAPSPAGSYTPESAFHHAVQPAYTMTRYTDFDNSSIESTDVGLHRSLIPGIYVPTVAFFEPSSDNVDVETTASHAVRLAKAGVAGITTQGSNGEAVHLSHKERNLVTSTTRKALDDAGFGDMPIIVGCGAQSTRECIELCAEAASAGGDYALVLPPAYYQGLFSKDTVKEFFRDVATASPIPILIYNYPGAVSGMDLNSDVIIELAQHPNIVGCKLTCGNTGKLNRIAAATRAATVSEPGSGFMCMGGSVDFTLQTLIGGGSGIIGGMANIAPKACVKLIELFEAGKLAEARKLQAVVARGDWAAIQGGIIGTKAALMAHFGYGGYARKPLPRPSKEETQRWRDAFDELVKVENSL, translated from the coding sequence ATGTCACCCCATCACGACGCACCTTCTCCTGCAGGCAGCTACACTCCTGAGTCTGCCTTTCACCACGCTGTCCAACCCGCCTACACAATGACCCGGTATACAGACTTCGACAACAGCTCAATTGAGTCCACTGACGTGGGTCTCCACCGATCCTTGATTCCTGGCATCTACGTTCCTACTGTTGCCTTCTTCGAGCCGTCATCAGATAATGTAGACGTCGAGACAACAGCCAGCCATGCCGTTCGTCTAGCAAAGGCTGGCGTTGCTGGTATCACTACTCAAGGATCCAATGGCGAGGCCGTTCATCTCTCGCACAAGGAACGCAACCTTGTTACCAGCACCACTCGCAAGGCTCTTGATGACGCAGGGTTCGGCGATATGCCTATCATTGTCGGCTGTGGCGCCCAATCAACACGAGAGTGCATTGAACTCTGCGCAGAGGCAGCCTCCGCTGGCGGAGACTATGCTTTGGTGCTTCCTCCTGCGTATTACCAGGGCCTGTTCTCGAAAGACACGGTCAAAGAATTCTTCCGCGACGTAGCCACTGCCTCGCCAATTCCTATTCTTATCTACAACTACCCTGGTGCTGTTTCAGGCATGGACCTCAACTCCGACGTCATCATCGAGTTGGCTCAACATCCCAACATCGTCGGCTGCAAGCTGACCTGCGGAAACACTGGAAAGCTCAACCGCATTGCAGCAGCGACCCGAGCAGCCACTGTCTCTGAACCCGGATCCGGCTTCATGTGTATGGGTGGATCTGTTGATTTCACTCTACAAACACTTATTGGCGGTGGATCTGGCATCATCGGCGGCATGGCCAACATCGCACCCAAGGCCTGCGTCAAGCTCATTGAGCTGTTCGAGGCCGGTAAGCTTGCTGAGGCCCGCAAGCTCCAGGCTGTAGTAGCCAGGGGCGACTGGGCCGCCATTCAGGGCGGTATCATCGGCACGAAAGCAGCCCTCATGGCTCACTTCGGCTACGGAGGTTATGCCCGCAAGCCTCTTCCCAGGCCTTCCAAGGAAGAGACTCAACGATGGCGAGATGCATTTGACGAGCTTGTCAAGGTTGAGAACTCTCTTTGA